The Populus trichocarpa isolate Nisqually-1 chromosome 2, P.trichocarpa_v4.1, whole genome shotgun sequence genome has a window encoding:
- the LOC7490643 gene encoding chaperone protein dnaJ 11, chloroplastic, with protein sequence MASTTCLTSFSSSASPFIGSKVSTNQSHSPPPSRVSFRPFRVSAACASTAERPTSCIATPTSASSLYEVLGIQMGATCQEIKTAYRRLARILHPDVAANGQREDKAYEFMRVHEAYETLSDPEKRADYDRSLYRRGRQMGSPFVMSAATVTTMATGFSGYTSQRWETDQCW encoded by the coding sequence ATGGCCTCCACAACTTGTCTCACGTCTTTTAGCTCCTCCGCGTCTCCTTTTATTGGCTCAAAAGTTTCCACCAATCAGTCTCATTCACCACCACCGTCTCGCGTCAGCTTCCGCCCCTTTCGAGTATCCGCCGCCTGCGCTTCAACCGCCGAGAGACCCACATCATGCATTGCAACACCAACATCTGCATCATCTCTTTACGAAGTTCTTGGAATTCAAATGGGCGCCACGTGTCAGGAGATCAAGACAGCTTATCGAAGACTGGCTAGAATCTTGCATCCTGATGTTGCAGCTAACGGGCAAAGGGAGGACAAGGCTTACGAGTTCATGAGAGTCCACGAAGCTTATGAAACCCTGTCTGATCCTGAAAAACGTGCAGATTATGATCGCTCCCTTTATAGACGAGGAAGGCAAATGGGCTCTCCGTTTGTGATGTCTGCTGCTACTGTAACAACAATGGCAACAGGATTTTCTGGGTATACAAGTCAGAGATGGGAAACTGACCAGTGCTGGTAA